Proteins found in one Odontesthes bonariensis isolate fOdoBon6 chromosome 11, fOdoBon6.hap1, whole genome shotgun sequence genomic segment:
- the lipt1 gene encoding lipoyl amidotransferase LIPT1, mitochondrial: MTSPLRRAFSFLRAGTGPLQVWTRPRGLFTDSSGGGLVLQSQSTDVHQNLALEDWIDAHVDLQRRHVLLLWRNRPAVVIGRHQNPWSECSLPAMRRAGVPLARRRSGGGTVFHDLGNLNLTFFASKKAYDRRRNLKVVTEALRRLRPGLDVHATDRFDILLNGRYKISGTASRLSRTSSYHHCTLLHSADRSALSAVLRPSCPGIQSNATPSVPSPVTNLVDHAPSLRWEELLEALVQQYNTEFGLSSASTLVDPSEESEFPGLGSMAAELRSWDWTFGKTPKFSVETLLELRDEGLRARCSARLQMEVKSGLVASCQLGVPAEWLPLRLSRQLSEALVGGRFCPHGAAAAVAALLRSESGQPNARLRNLSEALLAAMG; this comes from the exons ATGACATCACCGCTCAGGAGGGCGTTTTCTTTCCTCAGAGCTGGAACTGGGCCGCTGCAGGTCTGGACCCGTCCCCGCGGCCTCTTCACGGACTCCTCCGGCGGCGGGCTCGTCCTTCAGTCCCAGTCCACTGACGTGCACCAGAACCTGGCTCTGGAGGACTGGATCGACGCTCACGTGGACCTGCAGCGGCGCCACGTCCTGCTGCTGTGGCGGAACCGGCCGGCCGTGGTCATCGGGCGCCACCAGAATCCCTGGAGCGAGTGCAGCCTGCCGGCCATGAGGAGGGCGGGCGTCCCTCTGGCCCGCCGGCGGAGCGGCGGCGGGACGGTCTTCCACGACCTCGGGAACCTCAACCTGACCTTCTTCGCCTCCAAGAAGGCGTACGACCGCCGGAGGAACCTGAAGGTGGTCACCGAGGCGCTGCGGCGGCTCCGGCCGGGACTGGACGTCCACGCCACCGACAGATTCGACATCTTACTGAACGGACGCTACAAGATCTCAG GCACGGCGTCCAGACTCAGCCGGACGTCGTCGTACCATCACTGCACGCTGCTTCACTCTGCCGACCGCTCCGCCCTCTCCGCCGTGCTCCGCCCTTCCTGTCCCGGTATCCAAAGCAACGCCACGCCCAGCGTCCCCTCGCCCGTCACCAACCTGGTGGACCACGCCCCCTCGCTGCGGTGGGAGGAGCTTCTGGAAGCCCTGGTGCAGCAGTACAACACAG AGTTCGGCCTAAGCTCCGCCTCCACTCTGGTCGACCCGTCCGAAGAGTCCGAGTTTCCCGGTTTGGGCAGCATGGCGGCGGAGCTGCGCAGCTGGGACTGGACGTTCGGTAAGACGCCTAAATTCAGCGTGGAGACGCTTCTGGAGCTGAGGGACGAGGGGCTGCGTGCTCGCTGCTCCGCCCGCCTGCAGATGGAGGTGAAGAGCGGGCTGGTGGCGAGCTGCCAGCTGGGCGTGCCCGCAGAGTGGCTGCCTCTGCGGCTGAGCCGCCAGCTGAGCGAGGCGCTGGTCGGGGGGAGGTTCTGTCCCCACGGGGCAGCTGCAGCCGTCGCTGCTCTGCTGCGATCTGAGAGCGGACAGCCCAACGCACGACTGCGAAACCTGAGCGAGGCCCTGCTGGCAGCGATGGGATGA